One genomic region from Quercus robur chromosome 4, dhQueRobu3.1, whole genome shotgun sequence encodes:
- the LOC126722924 gene encoding DEAD-box ATP-dependent RNA helicase 5, with product MAKGDDALRRKRNKANRKKERDSSAKVSSRVAAIIASKKRRKSGKRRMCEGMCFTLPTPEDPFNNRHDKKNFKRKGRKNKIPSQEDEEDFVKGKGVALGNEKQPSNLENENVKVVDFMDDEEGLVISVNDMGQKCLVDPEEKVQVIEKEGNHGQDRWAFENSTPSKFLFMCLNSIENALRHDGTYISEEEKPLFVNDWGVEFWKCYSAGKDILETSGACSSIEQIAWIVSIAADTIARKEKEGQSFASPFLLFLVPSQEKAAKVRSICKPLKALGIHTVSIHPGASLDHQIQGLKSCEPEFLVSTPERLLELVTSKAIDISGVSLLVVDGLKPLSNGGFSDMIKSIRKSIVGNPLTVVFDDCFSHTSVPLVQNLLLGSAFRLSLNDAITSLSSCIIQSVNVCASEEEKLSKCIRILDEAYCNKLYSQPLKVLYICDKDSKLHELVTALKVKDYSISTGPSCTISNFENSKKKPPVSMINVDQISTANLEEYEIVIIPSFELPIESYVHVLTKMARHTVNGALHSFVTKENSALAGPLIEILEQCGQAVPEALRYL from the exons aTGGCGAAAGGTGACGATGCATTGAGGAGGAAGAGAAACAAAGCCAACAGGAAGAAGGAGAGGGACTCTTCGGCTAAGGTCTCTTCTCGGGTCGCTGCCATCATCGCCTCCAAGAAGCGCCGCAAGTCAGGCAAACGCCGCATGTGTGAG GGGATGTGCTTTACCCTTCCTACTCCTGAGGATCCTTTCAACAACAGGCAtgataaaaagaattttaaaagaaagggACGCAAGAACAAAATTCCTTCCCAAGAGGATGAGGAGGATTTTGTTAAAGGGAAGGGTGTTGCACTGGGGAACGAAAAGCAACCTAGCAATCTAGAAAATGAGAATGTGAAGGTTGTGGATTTCATGGATGATGAAGAAGGTTTAGTGATTTCTGTTAATGATATGGGACAGAAATGTCTTGTTGACCCGGAAGAAAAGGTTCAAGTGATTGAGAAGGAAGGTAACCACGGTCAAGATAGGTGGGCCTTTGAAAACTCAACTCCATCAAAGTTTCTTTTTATGTGCTTGAATTCAATAGAAAATGCATTGCGGCATGATGGTACCTACATTAGTGAAGAGGAAAAGCCTCTATTTGTTAATGATTGGGGAGTTGAGTTCTGGAAATGTTATTCAGCTGGGAAGGATATTTTGGAGACAAGTGGAGCTTGTTCTTCCATAGAGCAAATTGCTTGGATTGTTTCCATTGCTGCTGACACGATTGCAAGAAAGGAGAAAGAAGGTCAATCTTTTGCCAGTCCCTTTCTCTTATTCCTTGTACCATCCCAGGAGAAAGCTGCTAAG GTTCGCTCAATCTGCAAGCCTTTGAAGGCTCTTGGAATACATACTGTGAGTATACATCCAGGTGCATCCTTGGATCACCAGATTCAAGG TTTAAAGAGCTGTGAGCCTGAGTTCCTTGTGTCTACACCTGAGAGGCTACTGGAGCTTGTTACATCTAAAGCCATTGATATATCTGGTGTCTCCttgttg GTTGTTGATGGGCTCAAACCTCTTTCAAATGGAGGTTTTTCTGATATGATAAAATCAATTAGGAAATCTATAGTGGGAAATCCCCTTACTGTGGTTTTTGATGATTGTTTTAGCCATACCTCTGTTCCATTGGTTCAAAATCTTCTGTTGGGATCAGCTTTCAGATTATCTCTTAATGATGCCATTACCAGTCTAAGTTCATGCATTATCCAGTCTGTGAATGTATGCGCCTCGGAAGAAGAAAAACTATCAAAG TGCATCCGAATTCTGGACGAAGCTTATTGCAATAAACTCTACTCTCAGCCTTTGAAGGTGCTATATATATGTGATAAAGATAGCAAGCTCCATGAGTTAGTCACTGCTCTCAAAGTCAAGGATTATTCCATATCAACTGGTCCATCATGTAccatatcaaattttgaaaacag CAAAAAGAAACCTCCAGTCTCTATGATCAATGTTGATCAGATAAGTACTGCTAATTTAGAGGAGTATGAGATTGTAATAATACCAAGTTTTGAACTACCAATAGAGAGTTATGTGCATGTTCTCACGAAGATGGCCCGCCACACCGTCAATGGCGCGTTGCACAGCTTTGTAACTAAAGAAAACTCTGCGCTTGCTGGACCATTGATTGAAATCCTTGAACAATGTGGGCAGGCAGTGCCTGAAGCTTTAAGATACTTGTAG